In the Leptospira sp. WS4.C2 genome, one interval contains:
- a CDS encoding inositol monophosphatase, protein MKLENKELLEIATEVAKKAGQRLAKKSRSSLSLKKLQKHDIKLLEDEVTEKYIKKILIKQTGIPVLGEEDLVKPDFKSGKIWILDPIDGTVNYSRGIPIASVSIGLWDNQKPLIGVVYDFFNDIVYSGMVGYGAKRNGKKISVSNNLTKNQSILLTGKPVKSDLSETLLKKWFKFFKDFQKVRMIGSASISLCYVASGIADAYTEEHIQIWDVAAGLAIVSAAGGSISFNQTNQSEYSYFVKATNGKFKF, encoded by the coding sequence TTGAAGTTAGAGAACAAAGAATTATTGGAAATTGCAACTGAGGTAGCTAAAAAAGCAGGCCAAAGGTTAGCCAAAAAAAGCAGAAGTTCTCTTAGTTTAAAAAAACTCCAAAAACATGACATTAAATTACTCGAAGATGAAGTTACTGAAAAATATATAAAAAAAATTCTAATCAAACAGACAGGAATTCCCGTTTTAGGTGAAGAAGATTTAGTTAAACCTGATTTCAAATCAGGTAAAATCTGGATTTTAGATCCAATAGACGGTACAGTAAACTATTCCAGAGGAATCCCTATTGCTTCTGTATCTATTGGATTGTGGGATAATCAAAAACCACTGATTGGAGTAGTATACGATTTCTTCAATGATATAGTTTATTCCGGAATGGTTGGTTATGGGGCCAAACGGAATGGAAAGAAGATTTCTGTCAGTAATAACCTAACAAAAAATCAATCAATTTTATTAACAGGAAAACCAGTTAAATCGGATTTATCAGAAACATTATTAAAAAAATGGTTCAAGTTTTTTAAAGATTTTCAGAAAGTTAGGATGATTGGTTCAGCATCCATTTCGCTTTGTTATGTGGCTTCTGGCATTGCTGATGCTTATACAGAAGAACATATTCAGATATGGGATGTCGCTGCTGGTTTAGCAATCGTTAGTGCTGCAGGCGGCTCCATTAGCTTCAATCAAACAAACCAAAGTGAATACTCCTATTTCGTTAAAGCTACGAATGGTAAATTTAAGTTTTAA
- a CDS encoding Gfo/Idh/MocA family protein, which yields MKQYKVGIAGYGVVGRRRHQFINQNPLLNVVSVCDVTLKEGKLDREEVKVYSDYKKMISEEKLDILFVCLTNDVAAEATILGLNNGCHVFCEKPPGRNLQEVANVIATEKLHPELKLKYGFNHRYHDSVREAIKIVKSGDYGKIINVRGVYGKSAIVSVENGWRAKRDIAGGGILLDQGIHMVDLIRLFAGEIIEIKSYISNSYWNLEVEDNAFALMKSDSGVIVQFQSTATEWRHRFNLQINLEKGTIVLSGILSGSKSYGQETLTIYPQDLESGGNPKTEMINYLEDNSWRDEINEFAKSVHEGLPISTGSSTDAYETLKLVYRIYFEDKDWREKYNIVVE from the coding sequence ATGAAGCAGTACAAAGTTGGTATTGCAGGTTATGGAGTAGTCGGAAGACGAAGACATCAATTTATCAATCAGAATCCTTTATTGAATGTCGTATCAGTTTGTGACGTGACTCTTAAAGAGGGAAAACTCGATCGCGAAGAAGTGAAAGTCTATTCTGACTATAAAAAGATGATAAGCGAAGAAAAATTAGATATTCTATTTGTTTGTCTCACTAACGACGTTGCGGCAGAGGCAACGATTCTTGGATTAAACAATGGTTGCCATGTTTTTTGCGAAAAACCTCCAGGAAGAAACCTCCAGGAAGTTGCAAATGTCATTGCTACCGAAAAACTACATCCTGAGTTAAAACTGAAATATGGTTTTAACCATCGTTATCATGATTCCGTAAGAGAGGCCATCAAAATTGTAAAGTCCGGTGATTACGGAAAGATTATAAATGTTCGCGGTGTTTATGGTAAGTCAGCTATTGTAAGCGTTGAGAATGGTTGGAGAGCTAAACGAGATATTGCGGGTGGTGGTATTTTGTTAGACCAAGGAATACACATGGTTGATTTAATACGACTTTTTGCTGGAGAAATTATTGAAATTAAAAGTTATATTTCTAATAGTTACTGGAATTTAGAAGTTGAAGATAATGCATTTGCCCTGATGAAATCTGATTCCGGAGTGATTGTTCAATTTCAATCAACTGCTACTGAATGGCGACATAGATTTAATCTACAAATTAATTTAGAAAAGGGAACAATTGTATTATCTGGAATTTTATCTGGATCTAAGTCATACGGGCAAGAAACACTTACCATTTATCCACAGGATTTAGAATCAGGCGGCAATCCCAAAACAGAAATGATCAATTATTTGGAAGATAATTCATGGCGAGATGAAATCAATGAATTTGCAAAGTCTGTACATGAAGGTTTACCAATTTCAACAGGGTCGAGCACCGATGCGTACGAAACATTAAAACTTGTGTATCGAATCTATTTTGAAGACAAAGACTGGCGCGAAAAGTATAATATAGTAGTAGAGTAA
- a CDS encoding 3-deoxy-manno-octulosonate cytidylyltransferase — translation MKIVAVLPARMASSRFPNKPLAKIGGLEMIEHVRRRTLLSGSVHEVVVATCDQIIKDTVEAYGGKAVMTSDIHRGCIDRVAEASNIVDGDLILVIQGDEPLILPKMIDDLVNPMIKNPDIYCTNLVTRITDEEEYLSPNAPKVVVDKNWDLLYASREPIPSRKKAPNDDFLKLKQLGLIGFTKSFLDIFAKLPATPYELIESVDINRAIEHGYKVRMVLTEGQMIGVDLPSDVDRVEKVFKSDTLIREYLK, via the coding sequence ATGAAAATTGTCGCTGTTTTACCCGCCCGAATGGCATCCTCTCGATTTCCCAATAAACCGTTAGCAAAAATTGGCGGTTTAGAAATGATAGAACATGTTCGAAGAAGAACATTATTGTCAGGATCCGTTCATGAAGTTGTTGTTGCTACTTGTGATCAAATTATCAAAGATACAGTTGAAGCTTATGGTGGTAAAGCTGTTATGACTTCCGATATCCATCGGGGCTGCATCGATCGAGTTGCTGAAGCATCTAACATTGTAGATGGTGATTTGATTCTTGTAATACAAGGCGATGAGCCACTTATATTACCAAAAATGATCGATGATTTAGTAAATCCGATGATAAAAAATCCAGATATTTATTGTACTAATTTGGTAACAAGAATAACAGATGAAGAAGAATATTTAAGTCCAAATGCTCCTAAGGTAGTTGTAGATAAAAATTGGGATTTATTATATGCATCGCGGGAACCGATTCCATCTCGAAAAAAAGCACCGAATGATGATTTTCTTAAACTAAAACAACTTGGGCTTATTGGATTTACAAAGTCATTTTTAGATATTTTTGCAAAGTTACCTGCAACACCGTATGAGCTTATTGAATCTGTAGATATTAATCGAGCAATAGAACATGGATACAAAGTAAGAATGGTATTAACTGAAGGCCAAATGATCGGTGTAGATTTACCAAGTGACGTAGATCGAGTGGAAAAAGTTTTTAAATCTGACACATTAATTCGAGAGTATTTAAAATAG
- a CDS encoding HpcH/HpaI aldolase/citrate lyase family protein produces the protein MNLVKKKLLTGKPTIGTWMQIPSPYVAEILAANGFDWVTLDLEHGPFSLNVLPDIIRAIEIRKSLPFIRVAQNHPKDIKQALDAGAKGIIVPMIETEKQTKDFVSWSSYPPTGNRGVGFSSANLFGKTFEEYSKNINEDLVRIIQIENIRALDEIEAIFSVKGIDAAMIGPYDLSGSMNLTGQFTHPDFLATVEKFQLAAKKVGLPLGIHIISPDEELLKTEIANGKTFIAYSTDALMLNQKSTLKWNEII, from the coding sequence ATGAATTTAGTTAAGAAAAAATTACTAACTGGGAAGCCGACCATAGGGACATGGATGCAAATCCCGAGTCCTTATGTAGCTGAAATTTTAGCGGCAAATGGTTTCGATTGGGTGACTCTTGATTTAGAACATGGGCCCTTTAGTTTGAATGTTCTACCGGATATCATTCGAGCAATTGAAATCAGAAAATCTCTGCCATTTATTCGTGTTGCACAAAATCATCCTAAGGATATTAAACAGGCGTTAGATGCTGGAGCAAAAGGTATTATCGTACCGATGATTGAAACTGAAAAACAAACAAAAGATTTTGTAAGTTGGAGTAGTTACCCACCTACTGGTAATCGAGGAGTCGGTTTTTCAAGCGCCAATTTATTTGGAAAAACTTTTGAAGAATATTCTAAGAATATTAATGAAGATTTGGTTCGGATCATTCAAATCGAGAACATTCGCGCTTTGGATGAAATTGAAGCTATTTTTTCTGTAAAAGGTATTGATGCAGCAATGATCGGTCCCTATGATTTGTCGGGTTCTATGAATTTAACAGGCCAGTTTACTCATCCTGACTTTCTTGCAACAGTTGAAAAGTTTCAGTTGGCGGCAAAAAAAGTAGGTTTACCTTTAGGTATACATATAATATCTCCTGATGAAGAGTTATTAAAGACAGAAATAGCAAATGGCAAAACATTCATTGCTTATTCTACAGATGCTCTAATGTTAAATCAAAAATCTACACTAAAATGGAATGAAATAATTTGA
- a CDS encoding SIS domain-containing protein, with protein sequence MPTLNDAKKFAEEFNTEILNSVKSLDLDSIAKVALILFEAKENGKNIFFFGNGGSHGIASHLACDFGKGTKINGKKGQKFYRVYGLDNPAWLTAQANDGKEPFTEGNYPGEYLHGYDGVFVGQMENFIGEGDVAFGISSSGNSQNVINGLLFAKEKGCKTIAMVGFDGGKALKIADEVLFVPTDKGKYGVVEGVHEVIHHLLYEYAIHLEKLS encoded by the coding sequence ATGCCAACATTAAATGACGCGAAAAAATTTGCCGAAGAATTTAATACAGAAATTCTAAACTCAGTAAAAAGTTTAGATTTGGATTCCATTGCGAAAGTGGCATTGATTCTTTTTGAAGCGAAAGAAAATGGTAAAAATATCTTTTTCTTTGGCAATGGAGGAAGCCATGGAATTGCATCGCACTTAGCTTGTGATTTCGGAAAGGGAACAAAAATAAACGGAAAGAAGGGCCAGAAATTTTACAGAGTTTATGGGTTAGATAACCCTGCATGGTTAACTGCGCAAGCGAACGATGGAAAGGAACCTTTCACGGAAGGAAATTATCCAGGTGAATATTTACACGGTTATGATGGGGTTTTTGTCGGTCAGATGGAAAACTTCATTGGGGAAGGTGATGTCGCTTTTGGTATTTCCAGTAGCGGTAACAGTCAGAATGTCATCAATGGATTGTTATTTGCGAAAGAGAAAGGTTGTAAAACCATTGCGATGGTTGGATTTGATGGTGGAAAGGCACTTAAGATTGCTGATGAAGTCCTCTTTGTACCGACTGATAAAGGCAAATATGGAGTTGTAGAGGGCGTTCATGAGGTAATCCACCATTTGCTCTATGAATATGCGATTCATTTAGAAAAATTATCATGA
- the pgl gene encoding 6-phosphogluconolactonase, translated as MAKVIAFSFINEIEFLKTIANEIVTIANEKIERANIFRIVLTGGNTARKLYPVLARENTDWTKWEFFFGDERFVEENHSELNFNLAKDSFFSRIPADKIQVFRFNTNLSHEGAALDYEKQLNDIDTFDLVLFGLGSDGHIASLFPGQIKNLNLICESVAIVTNSPKDPPNRLTLTLNRLNRSQHHIMITEKKGKEKVISEILNDTISYPISELTPIESLKLFYLE; from the coding sequence TTGGCAAAAGTAATCGCATTTTCTTTTATAAACGAAATTGAATTTCTAAAGACAATAGCCAATGAAATTGTTACTATCGCTAATGAAAAAATCGAAAGAGCCAATATATTTCGGATCGTGTTGACCGGAGGAAATACCGCAAGGAAGTTATATCCTGTTCTTGCTCGGGAGAACACAGATTGGACAAAATGGGAATTTTTTTTTGGTGATGAACGTTTTGTAGAAGAGAATCACTCTGAATTAAATTTTAATTTGGCAAAGGATTCTTTTTTCTCAAGAATTCCAGCAGATAAAATACAAGTTTTCAGATTTAATACGAACCTTTCACATGAAGGAGCTGCTTTAGATTATGAAAAGCAACTAAATGATATAGATACATTTGATTTAGTTTTATTTGGATTAGGAAGTGACGGTCATATTGCGAGTTTATTTCCAGGGCAAATTAAGAATCTAAATTTGATTTGTGAATCTGTAGCTATCGTAACAAACTCTCCGAAAGATCCTCCTAATCGACTAACATTAACATTGAATAGGTTAAATCGCTCCCAACATCATATAATGATTACGGAAAAAAAAGGAAAAGAAAAGGTCATCTCTGAAATATTGAATGATACTATATCTTATCCTATTTCAGAATTAACACCAATAGAATCGCTTAAGCTATTTTATTTGGAGTAA
- a CDS encoding LIC12162 family protein encodes MNYQLITTANESTWPDPAVPILFLGEWCKLYSRKRKWEEYSFKTLDYHWKQKGKLYNDYIYLDNLYERLLIEVTENLNSIHFENESVEYWRIIIGPWLGYFIQMVWDRYESLRLAFETNSIEKVWVFTINEVDTVANDMDDFYRFFVSDFWNQWIFQEIIKQKYPEVLITKNIIIGFPKVRVKNSGSIFRVVIKKVFNWISSLNASSDSYFFISDYLGKDSAKIQLRLKQIPKRFVEKPNPDFKFSKEIRDRIKFTQVRNDFEVIISELIPKQIPKSYIEGYVEIKEHPLTRRWPKSPKAIFTSNSHIGYDVFKVWAAIQKSKGSKLILSQHGGHYGIGKFSFHEDHETKIADRYLTWGWTNAEKINVIPSVCVKYGNKKHIEWNPRGKALLVENSVPRYSYWMYSATQSTRVLDYLNDQFSFVSNLDSQIQENLSVRLYPQDYGWEHKLRWKDRFPNLEISGNGNTMNELIKASRVFVSTYNATTFLESLSLGIPTLIFWNPDDWQIRNSAKPYFQKLEELGIFFQSPSECARELNRIWDNIEDWWFEPKRQRVVSDFLNQYAKKSDQFVEEIIKHIQVS; translated from the coding sequence TTGAATTATCAACTAATCACGACAGCTAACGAGTCGACTTGGCCTGACCCGGCAGTTCCTATTCTTTTTTTGGGAGAATGGTGTAAGTTATATTCTCGTAAAAGAAAATGGGAAGAATACTCTTTTAAAACGCTAGACTACCATTGGAAACAAAAGGGTAAACTTTATAATGATTACATATACTTAGATAATCTATATGAGCGATTATTGATAGAGGTAACGGAAAATTTAAATTCAATACATTTCGAAAATGAATCTGTTGAATATTGGCGGATTATTATAGGTCCATGGTTAGGTTATTTTATCCAAATGGTATGGGATAGGTATGAATCTCTCCGTTTGGCATTTGAAACTAATTCGATAGAAAAAGTGTGGGTGTTTACTATCAATGAAGTAGATACCGTAGCCAATGACATGGATGATTTCTATAGGTTTTTTGTTTCAGATTTTTGGAATCAATGGATTTTTCAGGAGATTATAAAACAAAAATATCCAGAGGTTCTTATAACTAAAAATATTATAATTGGATTTCCAAAAGTTAGAGTAAAAAATTCTGGATCTATCTTTAGAGTGGTAATTAAAAAGGTTTTTAACTGGATATCCAGTTTAAATGCAAGTTCGGATTCCTATTTTTTTATCTCTGATTACCTAGGTAAAGATTCTGCTAAAATCCAACTGAGATTGAAACAAATCCCAAAAAGATTTGTTGAAAAACCGAATCCAGATTTTAAGTTTTCAAAAGAAATTCGAGACCGAATCAAATTTACACAGGTTAGAAATGATTTTGAAGTGATCATCTCAGAATTGATTCCCAAACAGATTCCTAAATCTTATATAGAAGGATATGTCGAAATTAAGGAACATCCTTTGACCAGGCGTTGGCCCAAGAGCCCTAAGGCAATTTTTACAAGTAATAGCCATATTGGGTATGATGTTTTTAAAGTTTGGGCGGCAATACAGAAATCCAAAGGTTCTAAGTTAATACTTTCCCAACATGGTGGGCACTACGGAATTGGGAAATTTTCATTCCATGAAGACCATGAAACAAAAATTGCTGATCGTTATCTTACTTGGGGTTGGACCAATGCCGAAAAGATAAATGTGATTCCATCTGTATGTGTTAAGTATGGAAACAAAAAACATATCGAATGGAACCCACGGGGAAAAGCTTTGTTAGTCGAGAATTCAGTACCTAGATACAGCTATTGGATGTATAGTGCTACTCAATCTACAAGGGTATTAGATTATTTAAACGATCAGTTTTCCTTTGTATCCAATCTTGATTCACAAATCCAAGAAAATCTATCTGTTAGATTGTATCCCCAAGATTATGGCTGGGAACATAAATTAAGGTGGAAAGATAGATTTCCAAATTTAGAGATTTCGGGAAACGGGAATACAATGAATGAATTAATAAAAGCGAGTAGGGTTTTTGTTTCGACATATAATGCTACTACTTTTTTGGAATCCTTAAGTTTAGGTATACCTACGTTAATTTTTTGGAATCCCGATGACTGGCAGATACGTAATTCTGCAAAACCATATTTTCAGAAATTGGAAGAGCTTGGAATATTCTTTCAAAGTCCCTCGGAATGCGCAAGGGAACTTAACCGCATTTGGGACAATATTGAAGATTGGTGGTTTGAGCCAAAAAGGCAGAGAGTTGTTTCTGATTTTTTAAATCAATATGCAAAGAAGTCAGATCAATTCGTTGAAGAAATAATAAAACATATTCAGGTTTCTTAA
- a CDS encoding class I SAM-dependent methyltransferase has protein sequence MNCYLCGSNQYKVLPGKVRDRSDLDICECRDCHLVYLSSQKHISNEHYQNSGMHGNSLPSIKTWLSETEVDDERRFQFLKENIRGREVLDFGCGNGGFLLKSKEVASAVYGIELEKRLQEHFSVNQLSVWENLELALHSNRKFDLITAFHVIEHISDPADIITTLSKLLKPNGKMFFEIPSSSDVLLRLYESKPFSEFTYWSQHLYLFNASNLVKLVDKTGLTLNWIKQVQRYPLSNHLYWLSKGEPGGHIKWNFLNSDALNSSYEASLASLGMCDTLLFSVSI, from the coding sequence ATGAACTGTTACCTTTGTGGCTCAAATCAATACAAAGTATTACCAGGAAAGGTTAGGGACCGTTCAGATCTAGACATATGCGAGTGTAGAGATTGTCACCTGGTTTACCTTTCGAGTCAAAAACATATTTCAAATGAACATTATCAGAATTCTGGTATGCATGGAAATAGCCTTCCCTCGATTAAAACTTGGCTCTCAGAAACTGAAGTTGATGACGAGAGAAGATTCCAATTTTTAAAGGAGAATATTCGGGGAAGGGAAGTTCTTGATTTTGGCTGTGGAAACGGTGGATTTTTATTAAAATCCAAAGAAGTAGCTTCCGCAGTTTATGGTATTGAACTAGAAAAAAGACTTCAGGAACATTTTTCTGTTAATCAATTGTCCGTTTGGGAAAATTTAGAATTGGCCCTTCATTCAAATAGAAAATTTGATTTAATCACCGCTTTTCACGTGATTGAACACATTAGTGATCCTGCTGATATCATCACTACTCTATCCAAATTATTAAAGCCAAATGGTAAAATGTTTTTTGAGATACCGAGTTCCTCTGACGTATTACTTCGTTTATATGAATCGAAACCCTTTTCGGAATTTACCTATTGGAGTCAGCACTTATACTTATTTAATGCTAGTAATTTAGTCAAACTAGTTGATAAAACTGGTTTAACATTAAATTGGATAAAGCAGGTTCAAAGGTATCCTTTATCAAATCATTTATATTGGTTATCTAAAGGCGAACCTGGTGGACATATTAAGTGGAATTTTTTAAATTCCGATGCATTGAACAGTTCCTATGAAGCGAGTTTAGCGTCATTGGGTATGTGTGATACTTTGTTATTCTCTGTAAGTATTTAA
- a CDS encoding iron-containing alcohol dehydrogenase family protein, whose amino-acid sequence MSNFRIFKQVPRLLFGANSLNRLAELLPGKSSADDYYVFVIDDVHKDSDIVSRINSTQNDIIEFFPASKKEPATYQVDEIKDRILKIKGNKKPTSIIGIGGGSSMDVAKAISVVLCNEGSSSLYQGWDLVPNPGIHKIGIPTVAGSGAEASRTAVLMGKDRKFGINSDYSMFDAIILDSSLIKNVPTEQRFHSGMDCYIHCVESLQGTMINELARGYASKALELCENVFLENGDDDQLMTASYLGGVSIVNSEVGVCHALSYGLSLELGYRHGYANCIAFDVLEEYYGPFVEKFRNMLKKHKITLPKGVTHSLGADAIQRMVDMTLRMERPLTNALGDNWKEILTPDKIVKLYQRM is encoded by the coding sequence ATGTCAAATTTTAGAATTTTTAAACAAGTCCCACGTTTGTTATTTGGTGCTAACAGTCTTAATCGCTTAGCTGAATTATTGCCTGGTAAATCAAGTGCAGATGATTATTACGTTTTTGTAATCGATGATGTTCACAAAGATTCTGACATAGTTTCTCGAATCAATTCTACACAAAATGACATAATAGAGTTCTTTCCCGCAAGTAAAAAGGAACCTGCAACTTATCAGGTTGATGAAATTAAGGATCGAATCCTTAAGATTAAAGGGAACAAAAAACCAACTTCGATCATTGGAATCGGCGGTGGAAGTTCTATGGATGTTGCAAAAGCAATTTCTGTGGTTTTATGTAATGAGGGTTCCTCTAGCCTATATCAGGGTTGGGATTTAGTTCCAAATCCGGGAATACATAAAATTGGTATACCAACTGTTGCGGGTTCAGGTGCAGAAGCAAGTAGAACCGCTGTGCTTATGGGTAAAGATAGAAAGTTTGGTATCAATAGCGACTATAGTATGTTTGATGCCATCATTCTCGACAGTAGTTTGATAAAAAATGTTCCTACTGAACAAAGGTTTCATTCTGGCATGGATTGTTATATTCATTGTGTTGAAAGTCTTCAGGGAACAATGATAAATGAATTAGCAAGAGGATATGCTAGTAAAGCATTAGAGTTATGTGAGAATGTATTTTTAGAAAATGGCGATGATGATCAGCTGATGACGGCATCGTACCTGGGCGGAGTATCCATCGTTAATTCCGAAGTTGGAGTTTGTCATGCTCTTTCTTATGGCTTGAGTTTAGAGTTAGGTTATAGACATGGTTATGCCAATTGTATTGCCTTCGACGTGTTAGAAGAGTATTATGGACCATTTGTCGAAAAGTTTAGAAATATGTTGAAAAAACATAAGATTACCTTACCTAAAGGAGTTACCCATTCTTTGGGAGCTGATGCTATTCAGCGAATGGTTGACATGACTCTGAGAATGGAAAGGCCACTAACAAATGCGTTAGGAGATAATTGGAAAGAAATACTTACACCTGATAAAATTGTAAAACTTTATCAAAGAATGTAA
- a CDS encoding acylneuraminate cytidylyltransferase family protein: MNLAIIPARGGSKGLPGKNIRLLNGKPLIVWSIEAARKSKLIDRFLVSTDSEEIANIAKSNGCEVIMRSAELASDEATTIAVIEDIAKKIPEALNFIVLQPTSPLRSKDLIDNCLKEYLSNNYSNLATGFWCKYKEFGSHNNLRRQDYKGFFYDDGNVYVLSRSIVEQGKWFGDRICRFENSKIQNFEIDDEIDFKILEMLMKEYKEEF, encoded by the coding sequence TTGAATTTAGCGATCATACCTGCACGAGGTGGCAGTAAAGGCCTTCCTGGAAAGAATATACGCCTTTTGAATGGTAAACCTTTAATTGTTTGGTCTATTGAGGCTGCAAGAAAATCAAAATTAATAGATAGATTTTTAGTTTCCACTGATAGTGAAGAGATAGCAAATATTGCGAAATCGAATGGTTGTGAGGTTATCATGCGGAGCGCAGAACTTGCTTCTGATGAAGCTACAACCATTGCAGTGATTGAGGATATAGCTAAAAAAATTCCCGAAGCTTTAAACTTCATAGTTTTACAGCCGACTTCACCTCTTAGAAGTAAAGATTTGATTGATAATTGTTTGAAAGAATATCTTTCAAACAATTACTCAAATTTAGCTACAGGCTTTTGGTGTAAATATAAGGAGTTTGGCTCTCACAATAATCTGAGAAGGCAAGACTATAAAGGTTTTTTCTACGATGATGGTAATGTTTATGTTTTATCAAGATCGATAGTTGAACAAGGGAAATGGTTTGGCGATCGGATATGTCGATTCGAAAATTCAAAAATACAGAATTTCGAAATAGATGATGAAATAGATTTTAAGATATTAGAAATGTTAATGAAAGAGTATAAAGAGGAATTTTAA
- a CDS encoding DegT/DnrJ/EryC1/StrS family aminotransferase gives MDFKVKWSGKSIEYTEEEINTVVNVMRSADPQTQGKYLVEFEKAFSDYIGGQTCFGVTNATHALELIADLAGVKPGDEVILPSHTYCASAIPFGRTGAKLVWADIESDTFLISLDSIKALVTEKTKVIVVVHLYGMIIPNIEEIVNFAKSKNILVVEDCAQSLGAKLNGKVCGTFGDFGAYSFHGQKNITTLGEGGIITLKNEDLAKKIPGIRHNGHAPFLNKKEYWIPAMSNVDLDIVDIWPHNFSLTEAQAALGTVLLKRLDLLTSARRNRAKKFRQVLSEFPELRFQKITNDESHSHHLLVAKYEGKEYGKSRDEFLSLLSKKYKVQAIVQYYPLNRYDLFKKMGFGEANCPKTDDYFDNMVSFPFHITLPESDFDYMLESIKNAILELRG, from the coding sequence ATGGACTTTAAAGTTAAGTGGTCTGGGAAATCAATAGAGTATACGGAAGAAGAAATTAATACTGTAGTCAATGTTATGCGAAGTGCAGACCCGCAGACTCAGGGGAAATACTTAGTAGAATTTGAAAAAGCATTCTCTGATTACATTGGTGGTCAAACTTGTTTTGGAGTGACTAATGCCACCCATGCTTTAGAATTAATTGCAGATTTAGCGGGAGTGAAACCTGGTGATGAAGTAATTTTGCCTTCACATACATATTGTGCATCGGCTATTCCATTTGGTCGAACAGGTGCCAAATTAGTTTGGGCTGATATCGAGTCAGATACTTTTCTTATTTCTTTAGATAGTATTAAAGCTTTAGTTACTGAAAAAACTAAGGTTATTGTTGTGGTTCATTTATATGGGATGATTATTCCTAATATTGAAGAAATTGTCAACTTTGCTAAGTCAAAAAATATACTAGTCGTTGAAGATTGTGCCCAATCTTTAGGTGCAAAGCTCAATGGTAAGGTATGCGGAACTTTCGGTGATTTTGGAGCTTACAGTTTCCACGGTCAAAAAAATATCACTACCTTGGGTGAGGGTGGAATCATCACCTTAAAAAATGAAGATTTGGCAAAGAAAATTCCTGGTATACGCCACAATGGTCATGCGCCTTTTTTAAATAAAAAAGAATACTGGATTCCTGCTATGTCAAATGTAGATTTAGATATAGTTGACATATGGCCACATAACTTTAGTTTAACGGAAGCTCAGGCAGCATTAGGTACGGTATTACTGAAAAGATTAGACTTACTTACGTCGGCTAGACGAAATAGGGCGAAAAAGTTTCGTCAAGTATTGTCTGAATTTCCTGAATTAAGATTTCAGAAAATTACCAATGATGAGTCGCACAGCCATCACTTGTTAGTGGCTAAATATGAAGGTAAGGAATATGGTAAATCTCGTGATGAATTTTTGTCTTTACTAAGCAAAAAATACAAGGTTCAGGCGATTGTTCAATATTATCCTTTAAATCGATACGATCTGTTTAAGAAAATGGGTTTCGGCGAAGCAAATTGCCCAAAAACTGATGATTACTTTGATAATATGGTTTCATTCCCTTTCCATATTACTCTTCCTGAATCTGATTTTGATTATATGTTAGAATCTATTAAAAATGCTATTTTAGAGTTAAGAGGTTAA